A window of the Gossypium hirsutum isolate 1008001.06 chromosome A05, Gossypium_hirsutum_v2.1, whole genome shotgun sequence genome harbors these coding sequences:
- the LOC107904997 gene encoding protein ECERIFERUM 26-like isoform X2 has translation MKLHYLKAVYFFSSHAVEGLTVMNMKEAMFYLLNDYYITCGRIKRSESSGRPYIKCNDCGIRFVEGVCDETVDEWLETDDDSKRNLLVYHRAIGPELPFSPLVYLQVTLFKCGGISLGLSWAHILGDAFSVSNFINNWGQHMAKVNVNSSPALAPRSLTNTAKPEAPSEPLSAKQVNHVGDLWVLANNCKMETFSFNLTTKHLSNLQAKIGSVSAFDSICALLWRAIAKVREGFEPQIITVCRKDPCHDDSNVLGNNQIIRSIKASFLVGESDLNKLATLIANDQDQVCDERNKIEAAVEKDNGCTDYIMYGSNLTFVNLENAGLYELELNGEKPKLAYYSIQCVGDEGAVLIFPLPHGSAAENEDRSTCIEWMTKLISNYYKM, from the exons ATGAAACTCCATTACCTCAAAGCGGTTTACTTCTTTTCCAGCCATGCAGTGGAAGGGCTAACTGTCATGAACATGAAAGAAGCCATGTTTTACCTGCTTAACGATTACTACATCACCTGTGGGCGGATCAAGCGGTCGGAGTCTTCGGGTCGACCGTACATAAAGTGTAATGACTGCGGCATAAGGTTCGTGGAAGGTGTTTGCGATGAAACTGTGGATGAATGGCTTGAAACTGACGACGATTCTAAGAGGAATTTGCTTGTTTATCATCGAGCCATCGGCCCTGAGTTGCCCTTTTCTCCTTTAGTTTACTTGCAG GTTACTCTGTTCAAATGTGGTGGAATTTCACTAGGGCTGAGTTGGGCTCATATCCTTGGAGATGCATTTTCAGTCTCTAATTTCATCAACAATTGGGGCCAACACATGGCTAAGGTCAATGTCAATAGTTCCCCAGCCCTCGCACCAAGATCCCTAACCAATACTGCAAAACCTGAGGCACCCAGTGAACCACTTTCTGCAAAGCAAGTGAACCATGTGGGAGACCTTTGGGTGCTTGCCAATAACTGCAAAATGGAAACTTTTTCTTTCAACTTGACCACAAAACATTTATCAAACTTGCAAGCCAAGATTGGTTCGGTTTCGGCTTTCGACTCAATTTGTGCCCTACTTTGGCGAGCGATAGCCAAAGTCAGGGAAGGATTTGAGCCACAAATTATTACCGTTTGTAGAAAAGATCCATGCCATGACGATAGCAATGTTCTTggtaacaatcaaattataagatCAATCAAGGCAAGCTTCTTGGTCGGTGAATCGGATTTGAACAAGTTAGCAACGTTGATCGCCAATGATCAAGATCAAGTGTGTGATGAAAGAAACAAGATTGAAGCCGCAGTGGAGAAAGATAATGGGTGTACAGATTATATCATGTATGGATCAAATTTAACATTTGTGAACTTAGAAAATGCAGGTTTATATGAATTGGAGTTGAATGGAGAAAAGCCAAAGTTGGCATATTATTCAATCCAATGTGTGGGTGATGAAGGAGCAGTTTTGATTTTTCCGCTGCCGCACGGTTCCGCTGCTGAAAATGAAG ATCGATCTACATGCATAGAATGGATGACTAAACTCATTTCAAACTATTACAAGATGTGA
- the LOC107904997 gene encoding protein ECERIFERUM 26-like isoform X1, protein MKLHYLKAVYFFSSHAVEGLTVMNMKEAMFYLLNDYYITCGRIKRSESSGRPYIKCNDCGIRFVEGVCDETVDEWLETDDDSKRNLLVYHRAIGPELPFSPLVYLQVTLFKCGGISLGLSWAHILGDAFSVSNFINNWGQHMAKVNVNSSPALAPRSLTNTAKPEAPSEPLSAKQVNHVGDLWVLANNCKMETFSFNLTTKHLSNLQAKIGSVSAFDSICALLWRAIAKVREGFEPQIITVCRKDPCHDDSNVLGNNQIIRSIKASFLVGESDLNKLATLIANDQDQVCDERNKIEAAVEKDNGCTDYIMYGSNLTFVNLENAGLYELELNGEKPKLAYYSIQCVGDEGAVLIFPLPHGSAAENEGEPRYLVNLTLPEGQVFKLKAELKRAALL, encoded by the exons ATGAAACTCCATTACCTCAAAGCGGTTTACTTCTTTTCCAGCCATGCAGTGGAAGGGCTAACTGTCATGAACATGAAAGAAGCCATGTTTTACCTGCTTAACGATTACTACATCACCTGTGGGCGGATCAAGCGGTCGGAGTCTTCGGGTCGACCGTACATAAAGTGTAATGACTGCGGCATAAGGTTCGTGGAAGGTGTTTGCGATGAAACTGTGGATGAATGGCTTGAAACTGACGACGATTCTAAGAGGAATTTGCTTGTTTATCATCGAGCCATCGGCCCTGAGTTGCCCTTTTCTCCTTTAGTTTACTTGCAG GTTACTCTGTTCAAATGTGGTGGAATTTCACTAGGGCTGAGTTGGGCTCATATCCTTGGAGATGCATTTTCAGTCTCTAATTTCATCAACAATTGGGGCCAACACATGGCTAAGGTCAATGTCAATAGTTCCCCAGCCCTCGCACCAAGATCCCTAACCAATACTGCAAAACCTGAGGCACCCAGTGAACCACTTTCTGCAAAGCAAGTGAACCATGTGGGAGACCTTTGGGTGCTTGCCAATAACTGCAAAATGGAAACTTTTTCTTTCAACTTGACCACAAAACATTTATCAAACTTGCAAGCCAAGATTGGTTCGGTTTCGGCTTTCGACTCAATTTGTGCCCTACTTTGGCGAGCGATAGCCAAAGTCAGGGAAGGATTTGAGCCACAAATTATTACCGTTTGTAGAAAAGATCCATGCCATGACGATAGCAATGTTCTTggtaacaatcaaattataagatCAATCAAGGCAAGCTTCTTGGTCGGTGAATCGGATTTGAACAAGTTAGCAACGTTGATCGCCAATGATCAAGATCAAGTGTGTGATGAAAGAAACAAGATTGAAGCCGCAGTGGAGAAAGATAATGGGTGTACAGATTATATCATGTATGGATCAAATTTAACATTTGTGAACTTAGAAAATGCAGGTTTATATGAATTGGAGTTGAATGGAGAAAAGCCAAAGTTGGCATATTATTCAATCCAATGTGTGGGTGATGAAGGAGCAGTTTTGATTTTTCCGCTGCCGCACGGTTCCGCTGCTGAAAATGAAGGTGAACCAAGATATTTGGTAAACCTAACTTTGCCCGAGGGTCAAGTATTTAAGCTCAAGGCTGAGCTAAAAAGGGCTGCTCTTCTCTAG